In Saccharothrix violaceirubra, the following are encoded in one genomic region:
- a CDS encoding YdcF family protein: protein MNGERYTSAQVAAITDYVDVTAPPPGIAAHFIFGTNQATPVDLVVDRYNKGLAPLVIATGGVNRRNGIVEAREFRRLLLENGVNDSGIRQEDRSANTWQNVEFSLPYLREAVDRDLPVAVVCKWYHRRAIHCLRTLFPDAREIYAITYEPIYSDVPITRENWYEHPDGNRRVIREWDEVSRRVADGTLQPLRRSRGAWR, encoded by the coding sequence ATGAACGGGGAGCGGTACACAAGTGCGCAGGTCGCCGCGATCACGGATTATGTCGATGTGACCGCGCCACCACCAGGAATTGCGGCACACTTTATTTTCGGAACCAATCAGGCGACGCCGGTCGACCTGGTGGTCGACCGGTACAACAAGGGACTGGCGCCACTCGTCATCGCCACGGGCGGAGTGAACCGGCGCAACGGAATTGTGGAGGCGCGCGAGTTCCGTCGTCTGCTTCTCGAAAACGGGGTGAACGATTCTGGCATCCGACAGGAGGACCGGTCGGCGAACACCTGGCAAAATGTCGAGTTCTCCTTGCCGTATCTCCGTGAAGCCGTGGATCGCGATCTACCCGTCGCCGTCGTATGCAAGTGGTACCACCGCCGCGCCATCCACTGCCTTCGTACGCTGTTTCCTGATGCGAGAGAAATCTATGCGATCACTTACGAGCCGATCTATTCCGATGTCCCGATCACTCGCGAAAACTGGTATGAACACCCGGACGGAAATCGGCGAGTGATCCGAGAGTGGGACGAGGTTTCACGCCGTGTCGCCGATGGAACTTTACAGCCGCTTCGCCGCTCTCGCGGCGCGTGGCGGTGA
- a CDS encoding tetratricopeptide repeat protein encodes MNGIGKKAPEATDIGGELQRLRKAAGMSRRDLADRTHYSPSHIANVENGIKSPSPEFARACDAALGADDVLTALVDVGRKPARNPTTRRVPAQLPRPVPLMGRDGLLEELDRVLARSRSAGRAPVIALDGEGGVGKTACAVAWADRVRHDYPDGILFVDLAGHGTSGRVDPFAVLEGLLRDLGVDAAEVPTTPDRRTAMLRTVLADTRTLLVVDNALDDDQVRPLLPGSADSLVVVTSRRRLSSLAVHEDAVCVHVDALDEDAAAGLLREVVGRERVDTEPEATARILRMCAYLPLTVRIAGNHAIVHPHGSLADLADEMSAIDHRLDVLSGEAGNIRAVFSWSYAGLDAQDARLFRLLGLHSGDAFSAEAAAALAGIELSHAVRALDRLVALRLLEEVGKHRYRQHDLLKAFAVERVHSEEDSAQALAATTRMVDWYLHTSRAANQVLAPHRRDPELGPPVAGVPSPPEGWTYTQALQWCERELPNIVAVTDDAHRAGLWDRAWKLPVCQWNFFYLRKHWSAWSASHESGLAAARAGGDVFGQAWVLNNLSHAYRERGHREQAEVMSHEALRMRVEIGDVTGQAWSTVALAFLDLEQRRPDAAITRFTDALTLFRRVDDWYSEAIALGGLGEAARLAGHPEQALGYLSDALTVMDAAADRFGQGFTLTRIGSTLHLLGRHDEAARRFDQGLRARRESGDRWGEADTHIAFGDALLAEGAHGRAADQWRIALAILDELDDPRADAVRRRLDPTTPSPRPSPPDTAPIGQARSGER; translated from the coding sequence GTGAACGGAATAGGGAAGAAGGCTCCGGAGGCGACGGATATAGGGGGCGAGTTGCAGCGGTTGCGGAAAGCGGCGGGCATGTCCCGTCGTGACCTGGCCGACCGCACGCACTACAGCCCCAGCCACATCGCGAACGTCGAGAACGGGATCAAATCACCGAGTCCGGAGTTCGCCCGTGCCTGCGATGCCGCGTTGGGCGCCGACGACGTGCTGACCGCGCTGGTGGACGTGGGCCGGAAACCCGCCCGGAACCCGACGACGCGTCGGGTTCCGGCGCAGTTGCCCAGGCCGGTCCCTCTCATGGGGCGCGACGGGCTGCTGGAGGAGTTGGACCGCGTGCTGGCCCGGTCGCGCAGCGCGGGTCGGGCACCGGTAATCGCGCTCGACGGAGAGGGCGGGGTGGGCAAGACCGCGTGTGCCGTGGCCTGGGCGGACAGGGTCCGTCACGACTACCCGGACGGCATCCTGTTCGTCGACTTGGCCGGGCACGGCACCTCGGGCCGGGTCGACCCGTTCGCCGTCCTGGAGGGGTTGTTGCGCGATCTCGGGGTGGACGCGGCCGAGGTCCCGACCACCCCGGACCGGCGGACGGCGATGCTGCGGACCGTGCTGGCCGACACCCGCACGCTGCTGGTGGTGGACAACGCCCTCGACGACGACCAGGTCCGACCGCTGTTGCCGGGATCGGCCGACAGTCTGGTGGTGGTGACCAGCAGGCGTCGGTTGTCCTCGTTGGCCGTGCACGAGGACGCCGTGTGCGTGCACGTGGACGCGCTGGACGAGGACGCCGCGGCCGGTTTGTTGCGCGAGGTGGTCGGCAGGGAACGGGTCGACACGGAACCCGAGGCCACAGCGCGGATTCTGCGGATGTGCGCCTACCTGCCGCTGACCGTGCGGATCGCGGGGAACCACGCGATCGTCCACCCGCACGGGAGCCTCGCCGACCTCGCGGACGAGATGTCCGCCATCGACCACCGCCTGGACGTGCTCTCCGGCGAGGCCGGGAACATCCGCGCCGTCTTCTCCTGGTCCTACGCCGGGCTCGACGCCCAGGACGCGCGTCTGTTCCGACTGCTGGGCCTGCACTCCGGAGACGCGTTCTCCGCCGAGGCCGCCGCCGCGCTCGCCGGCATCGAACTGTCGCACGCGGTGCGGGCGCTCGACCGCCTGGTGGCGCTGCGACTGCTGGAGGAAGTGGGAAAACACCGGTACCGCCAACACGACCTGCTCAAGGCGTTCGCGGTCGAACGCGTCCACTCCGAGGAGGACTCTGCCCAGGCACTGGCCGCGACCACGCGCATGGTCGACTGGTACCTGCACACCTCCCGGGCTGCCAACCAGGTGTTGGCTCCCCACCGGCGCGACCCGGAACTCGGACCGCCCGTCGCGGGCGTGCCCTCCCCGCCGGAAGGGTGGACCTATACACAGGCGTTGCAGTGGTGCGAGCGCGAACTGCCCAACATCGTCGCGGTCACCGACGACGCACACCGTGCGGGACTGTGGGACCGGGCGTGGAAGCTGCCGGTGTGCCAGTGGAACTTCTTCTACCTGCGCAAGCACTGGTCGGCCTGGTCCGCCTCGCACGAGAGCGGCCTGGCCGCCGCACGTGCCGGTGGTGACGTGTTCGGGCAGGCGTGGGTGCTCAACAACCTGTCCCACGCCTACCGCGAGCGCGGCCATCGCGAGCAGGCCGAGGTCATGAGCCACGAGGCGCTGCGGATGCGCGTCGAGATCGGGGACGTTACCGGGCAGGCGTGGTCGACGGTCGCGCTGGCCTTCCTCGATCTGGAACAGCGCCGCCCCGACGCCGCGATCACCCGGTTCACCGACGCCCTCACGCTGTTCCGCCGGGTCGACGATTGGTACAGCGAAGCGATCGCACTCGGTGGTCTCGGTGAGGCGGCCCGCCTCGCGGGACATCCCGAACAGGCGTTGGGGTACCTGTCCGACGCGCTGACCGTCATGGACGCCGCCGCCGACCGGTTCGGCCAGGGGTTCACCCTGACCAGGATCGGCAGCACCCTGCACCTGCTGGGCCGCCACGACGAAGCCGCACGCCGGTTCGACCAGGGACTGCGGGCACGGCGGGAGAGCGGAGACCGCTGGGGCGAGGCCGACACGCACATCGCCTTCGGTGACGCCCTGCTCGCCGAAGGCGCCCATGGCAGGGCCGCGGACCAGTGGCGGATCGCGTTGGCGATCCTCGACGAACTGGACGACCCCCGTGCCGACGCCGTCCGTCGACGCCTCGACCCGACGACCCCGTCGCCCAGGCCGTCACCGCCGGACACGGCTCCGATCGGTCAGGCGCGGTCCGGCGAGCGGTGA
- a CDS encoding nucleoside hydrolase: MIDTDPGIDDALAILYLATRPEVEIVAIGTVHGNTTAHQAALNILRVLDIADHPDVPVAVGAARPLAQPLHTAEFVHGPDGLGGHPGPPSTRDLAGTSAAEQLVRLARDHPGGLTLLALGPLTNLALALLLEPELPHLVGRVVAMGGALAVPGNITPYAEANLWHDPEAADLVLAAGFDLTLVPLDVTESVRADRAWYDALAHAGTRRARFATAILRHYGTFYETVLGRPEYTLHDPLAAVLTLDPALAEHRMLPVAVELTGTHTRGRLVADLRLLAEDADLPGVITDRAPVAVATAVDAPIVLDRLLSALT; this comes from the coding sequence GTGATCGACACCGACCCCGGCATCGACGACGCCCTGGCCATCCTCTACCTCGCCACCCGCCCCGAGGTCGAGATCGTCGCGATCGGCACCGTCCACGGCAACACCACCGCACACCAGGCCGCACTCAACATCCTGCGCGTCCTCGACATCGCCGACCACCCGGACGTCCCCGTCGCCGTCGGCGCGGCCCGCCCACTGGCCCAACCCCTGCACACAGCCGAGTTCGTCCACGGCCCCGACGGGCTCGGCGGACATCCCGGACCACCATCCACACGGGACCTGGCGGGAACCTCGGCGGCCGAGCAGCTCGTCCGCCTCGCCCGCGACCATCCCGGCGGACTCACCCTGCTCGCCCTCGGCCCGCTGACCAACCTCGCCCTCGCCCTGCTCCTGGAACCCGAGCTTCCCCACCTGGTGGGCCGGGTCGTGGCGATGGGCGGCGCGCTGGCCGTGCCGGGCAACATCACCCCGTACGCCGAAGCCAACCTCTGGCACGACCCCGAAGCCGCCGACCTCGTCCTCGCCGCCGGGTTCGACCTCACCCTCGTCCCGCTCGACGTCACCGAATCCGTCCGCGCCGACCGCGCCTGGTACGACGCCCTCGCCCACGCCGGTACCCGGCGGGCCCGGTTCGCCACCGCGATCCTGCGCCACTACGGCACCTTCTACGAGACCGTGCTCGGCCGCCCCGAGTACACCCTCCACGACCCGCTGGCTGCGGTCCTCACCCTCGACCCCGCCCTCGCCGAGCACCGCATGCTGCCTGTCGCCGTCGAACTCACCGGCACCCACACCCGCGGCCGGCTCGTCGCCGACCTCCGCCTCCTCGCGGAGGACGCCGACCTTCCCGGCGTCATCACCGACCGCGCGCCCGTCGCCGTCGCGACCGCCGTCGACGCCCCGATCGTCCTGGACAGGCTTCTCTCCGCGCTCACCTGA
- a CDS encoding HD domain-containing protein — protein MSDSDHALAAFGFELGVLKRMRRAGWWHAGVRDPESVAEHTARVAQLATLIAAEEGADPARAALLALWHDTQETRTGDLPHTAGDYLAKPDPQAITADQTARLPQRSRDTVRDAVAEFEAKDTVEARCARDADKLEMLLQAVEYRDTGVRRVDGWIDSALKGLTTDTARRIAEAAVALSPLAWRGR, from the coding sequence TTGTCCGACTCCGATCACGCCCTCGCCGCCTTCGGCTTCGAACTCGGCGTGCTCAAACGCATGCGCCGCGCCGGGTGGTGGCACGCCGGTGTCCGCGACCCGGAGTCGGTGGCCGAGCACACCGCCCGGGTCGCCCAGCTCGCCACCTTGATCGCGGCCGAGGAGGGCGCCGACCCGGCCCGCGCGGCGTTGCTCGCGCTGTGGCACGACACCCAGGAGACCCGCACCGGCGACCTGCCCCACACCGCCGGCGACTACCTCGCCAAACCCGACCCGCAGGCCATCACCGCCGACCAGACCGCACGACTCCCACAACGGTCCCGCGACACCGTCCGCGACGCCGTCGCCGAGTTCGAGGCGAAGGACACCGTCGAGGCCCGGTGCGCCCGCGACGCCGACAAGCTGGAGATGCTCCTGCAGGCCGTCGAATACCGCGACACCGGCGTACGACGCGTCGACGGCTGGATCGACTCCGCTCTCAAGGGGCTCACGACCGACACCGCCCGGCGGATCGCCGAGGCAGCGGTCGCCCTCTCGCCGCTGGCCTGGCGAGGCCGATAG
- a CDS encoding LOG family protein has translation MRICVYCGSSDASPQFLAAAAAVGRTLAERGIGVVYGGARIGTMGAVADAALAAGGEVVGVIPGFLVDLEIAHTGLTELRVVGTLHERKALMLELSDAVVALPGGTGTLDELFEAWTWAQLGLHDKPVGVLNLDRFYDPLVAMVDGMDTHGFLKPTARDRLLVEDDLDRLLHRIGGHRSPDRA, from the coding sequence GTGCGCATCTGTGTCTACTGCGGGTCCTCCGACGCCTCGCCCCAGTTTCTCGCCGCCGCCGCCGCGGTCGGTCGGACGTTGGCCGAACGCGGGATCGGCGTGGTGTACGGGGGCGCCCGAATCGGGACCATGGGCGCGGTCGCGGACGCCGCGTTGGCGGCCGGCGGCGAGGTTGTCGGGGTGATCCCCGGGTTCCTGGTCGACCTGGAGATCGCCCACACGGGGCTGACCGAACTGCGGGTGGTCGGGACGTTGCACGAACGCAAGGCGTTGATGTTGGAACTGTCCGACGCGGTGGTGGCGTTGCCCGGCGGGACGGGGACGTTGGACGAGCTGTTCGAGGCGTGGACCTGGGCGCAACTGGGCCTGCACGACAAACCGGTCGGGGTGCTCAACCTCGACCGGTTCTACGACCCGCTGGTGGCGATGGTGGACGGCATGGACACGCACGGATTCCTCAAGCCCACGGCACGGGATCGGCTGCTGGTGGAGGACGATCTGGACCGGTTGCTGCACCGGATCGGCGGTCACCGCTCGCCGGACCGCGCCTGA
- a CDS encoding MinD/ParA family ATP-binding protein, whose translation MLISILSLKGSPGATTLAVALAARWPAPARALVVEADPSGGDLGLRFSLSSTPGLVSLAAAARRGGDADLVWRHTQQLPGGLPVISAPPDADQARAALAALAPDPTSGLGVLRAAANQPGTVVIADCGRVDPGSPALPIVRASDAIVLLSRAHADDLAHLPRRLPTVGRWSPNPVLLLVGEGYSTAEVARELGVPPLGRVPDDPNGAAVLCGRPNKLRWGRSGPAHSALGRFAHRVATELATRERTPASRAQPRPPEPVTQVPLLRSVPGVPPGAVSSNGIRVAPSPAADHRDQQGGQAS comes from the coding sequence ATGTTGATCTCGATCCTGTCCCTGAAAGGCTCACCGGGCGCCACCACGCTGGCCGTGGCCTTGGCCGCCCGCTGGCCCGCCCCGGCACGCGCACTGGTGGTCGAGGCCGACCCCTCCGGCGGAGATCTCGGCCTGCGGTTCTCGCTGTCCTCGACACCGGGCCTGGTCAGCCTCGCCGCCGCCGCGCGCCGCGGTGGTGACGCCGACCTGGTGTGGCGGCACACCCAGCAGCTTCCCGGCGGCCTCCCGGTGATCTCCGCCCCACCCGATGCCGACCAGGCCCGCGCGGCGCTGGCGGCCTTGGCTCCCGACCCAACCAGCGGGCTCGGTGTGCTGCGCGCGGCGGCCAACCAGCCGGGCACAGTGGTCATCGCCGACTGCGGGCGCGTGGACCCCGGCTCGCCCGCACTACCGATCGTGCGCGCCTCCGACGCGATCGTGCTGCTCTCGCGGGCTCACGCCGACGACCTCGCGCACCTGCCGCGTCGGCTGCCCACCGTCGGCCGCTGGAGCCCCAACCCCGTGCTGCTGCTGGTCGGCGAGGGCTACTCCACCGCCGAGGTCGCCCGCGAACTCGGCGTCCCGCCGCTGGGGCGCGTGCCCGACGACCCGAACGGCGCGGCCGTGCTGTGCGGACGGCCGAACAAGCTGCGCTGGGGTCGCAGCGGCCCCGCACATTCGGCGCTGGGCCGCTTCGCCCACCGGGTCGCCACCGAACTCGCCACCCGCGAGCGCACACCGGCCAGCCGAGCACAACCCCGGCCCCCTGAGCCGGTGACCCAAGTTCCGCTCCTGCGCTCGGTGCCGGGTGTGCCACCCGGTGCGGTCTCGTCCAACGGCATCCGCGTTGCACCAAGCCCCGCCGCCGACCATCGCGACCAGCAGGGAGGGCAGGCATCGTGA
- a CDS encoding DUF6355 family natural product biosynthesis protein, translated as MSYTRSAFISAVAVVLGTASPTAASALPAVCGFTSVNPDHHHGATAVYRHCADSFVLVRVDTDHGPYTRCLGPWTELPFWPHERVVNAYYVTTPPTLLDLGDHRICSLTQP; from the coding sequence ATGTCCTACACACGATCCGCCTTTATCTCTGCCGTTGCCGTCGTGCTGGGCACGGCGAGCCCGACCGCGGCGTCGGCGCTGCCCGCCGTCTGCGGGTTCACGTCCGTCAACCCCGATCACCACCACGGCGCCACCGCCGTCTACCGCCACTGCGCCGACTCGTTCGTCCTCGTCCGCGTCGACACCGACCACGGGCCCTACACGCGATGCCTCGGCCCCTGGACCGAACTGCCGTTCTGGCCGCACGAGCGGGTCGTCAACGCCTACTACGTCACCACCCCTCCCACCCTGCTCGACCTCGGCGACCACCGGATCTGCTCGCTGACCCAGCCCTGA
- a CDS encoding prepilin peptidase, with product MSGGIWPLVGAVAAPLIASSGPRQAIVAVFPPRGRSVWEIAAIGLSLAGALMAVENRFAGSPLADAWCWLVLVGAWLAWSDWVRQRIPTFGTVALAVVGLALLARSGDDQALIRAVVAATVVLIAAIAVATVASLGGGDVKLLAAVSAYTGWWGWSHVLTAVIGALVLAAVTGVVLLILGRITPGTHIAVGPAIIGGALSSVPAL from the coding sequence ATGTCCGGTGGTATCTGGCCATTGGTGGGAGCGGTCGCCGCACCGCTCATCGCCTCCAGCGGGCCACGCCAGGCGATCGTCGCCGTGTTCCCGCCGCGAGGCCGGTCGGTGTGGGAGATCGCCGCGATCGGCCTGTCGCTGGCCGGTGCCCTGATGGCGGTGGAGAACAGGTTCGCCGGATCGCCGCTCGCGGACGCCTGGTGCTGGCTGGTCCTCGTCGGCGCCTGGCTGGCCTGGTCCGACTGGGTCCGCCAGCGGATTCCCACATTCGGCACGGTCGCGCTCGCGGTGGTCGGACTCGCGCTGCTCGCACGCTCCGGCGACGACCAGGCCCTGATCCGTGCGGTCGTGGCGGCGACCGTGGTGTTGATCGCGGCGATCGCCGTGGCGACGGTGGCTTCGCTCGGCGGCGGCGACGTCAAACTCCTGGCTGCGGTGAGTGCCTATACCGGGTGGTGGGGATGGTCGCACGTCCTGACCGCCGTGATCGGCGCACTCGTCCTGGCGGCGGTGACCGGAGTGGTCCTGCTGATTCTCGGTCGAATCACGCCCGGCACGCATATAGCCGTTGGGCCCGCAATCATCGGCGGCGCGTTGTCGTCGGTTCCGGCACTGTGA
- a CDS encoding glycosyltransferase family 2 protein: protein MGMVVTAPDQPVPLGEELVRHGNDHGFSTRLWEASADGIGWHRPTPPDCRTADARTVTVVIPAHQVGYCLRTVLDAVDDQHHRYPFEVVVVDDASTDDTFTIATRHRRVDRAVRLPRRMGAATARNVGTVLARGQTVLYLDGDMVVPRHVVTDVAARATDTSVLVGFRHNLPYETYSRDPAILDGTPHLGADHRVVWRPPVDTVLPYSGITLTESLDGRPLDASRDFVDLVDDAEKREVVRCTTSP from the coding sequence ATGGGGATGGTTGTGACCGCGCCGGACCAGCCGGTGCCGCTGGGCGAGGAGCTGGTGCGGCACGGCAACGACCACGGGTTCAGCACCCGCCTGTGGGAGGCGTCGGCGGACGGGATCGGTTGGCACCGGCCCACCCCACCCGACTGCCGCACAGCCGACGCGCGCACGGTCACCGTGGTCATCCCCGCCCACCAGGTCGGCTACTGCCTGCGGACCGTGCTGGACGCGGTGGACGACCAGCACCACCGGTACCCGTTCGAGGTCGTCGTCGTGGACGATGCCAGCACCGACGACACGTTCACGATCGCGACCCGGCATCGACGGGTCGACCGGGCGGTGCGGCTTCCCCGTCGGATGGGCGCGGCCACCGCGCGCAACGTCGGCACCGTGCTCGCGCGCGGGCAGACGGTGCTGTACCTGGACGGCGACATGGTCGTCCCGCGCCACGTGGTCACCGACGTCGCTGCCCGCGCCACGGACACCAGCGTGCTGGTCGGGTTCCGCCACAACCTGCCCTACGAGACGTACTCACGAGATCCCGCGATCCTCGACGGCACTCCGCATCTGGGTGCCGACCACCGGGTCGTGTGGCGCCCGCCGGTGGACACCGTGTTGCCCTACAGCGGGATCACGCTGACCGAGTCCCTGGACGGACGTCCGCTCGACGCCAGCCGCGACTTCGTCGACCTGGTCGACGACGCGGAGAAGCGGGAAGTCGTCAGGTGCACGACCTCCCCCTGA
- a CDS encoding helix-turn-helix domain-containing protein, which yields MNVSVSGAKREAFAARRGAMGFTQESLAEAVGVEFSTVGRWERGVLTPQPWRRPRLARVLKVSLEELDDLLDPDVAGVPVSNSLQVAEHQTAPGKPDNGRFGQSGTAPVPGNELQEADVGKSPSPVKSSEPNRRIFLKTSGITAIGATLSTPPAVLQALEIVTSQDADTLDIAADCLEELVCHYSEKLPVAPPSEVYGDLLAVRKFADSLLVRSDSSTRRRADVIASTGWISNLLAVATSYMGNHGSSLVWCLDAERHGHNSGNRDIAAWATFTRATMAYYQGRTNSSAELSGTGQRIASPGTVVFAKLASHEMRSVAMVGDVRRMQEAKKRATAAIEGLQASTTRSGVFSIALSEDPPYTATSLLLLQRFEEAALATERVIETAYGADAGDHGGLSSNHSRTLLILGLARAGIGDVDGAVAAGRQALDGSVVWPTLVLARKLDQALMRTHRSLPEVVEYHELCRSLADSVTVGGNE from the coding sequence ATGAACGTGAGTGTGTCCGGTGCCAAGCGGGAGGCGTTCGCGGCTCGGCGTGGGGCGATGGGGTTCACCCAGGAAAGCCTGGCGGAGGCGGTCGGCGTGGAGTTTTCCACCGTCGGGCGTTGGGAACGTGGTGTTCTGACCCCTCAACCATGGCGCCGCCCTCGCCTGGCAAGGGTGCTGAAGGTTTCCCTCGAAGAGTTGGACGACCTGCTCGACCCCGACGTGGCCGGTGTCCCGGTGAGCAACTCACTACAGGTAGCGGAACATCAGACGGCTCCAGGGAAGCCTGACAACGGCAGATTTGGCCAGTCGGGCACCGCGCCCGTTCCGGGGAATGAATTGCAGGAGGCTGACGTAGGGAAATCGCCCTCCCCGGTCAAGTCGAGTGAACCGAACCGCCGAATTTTCTTGAAAACCAGCGGAATCACCGCAATCGGAGCCACTCTATCCACGCCGCCCGCAGTGCTGCAGGCGCTGGAAATTGTGACTTCACAGGATGCCGACACTCTCGACATCGCGGCAGATTGCCTCGAAGAACTAGTCTGCCACTACTCCGAAAAACTACCCGTCGCGCCGCCGTCGGAGGTGTACGGCGACTTGCTCGCAGTAAGAAAATTTGCCGATTCACTGTTGGTCCGATCGGATTCTTCGACTCGCCGACGCGCAGACGTGATTGCCTCCACCGGCTGGATATCAAACCTCCTTGCCGTCGCGACAAGTTATATGGGTAATCACGGGTCGTCGCTCGTATGGTGTCTCGACGCGGAACGACACGGCCACAACTCGGGAAATCGCGACATCGCAGCATGGGCGACCTTCACTCGGGCGACGATGGCCTACTATCAAGGGCGGACCAATAGCTCGGCCGAGTTGAGCGGAACTGGTCAACGGATCGCATCACCGGGAACGGTGGTATTTGCCAAACTGGCTTCCCATGAAATGCGTTCCGTTGCGATGGTCGGAGATGTCAGAAGGATGCAAGAAGCCAAGAAGCGCGCTACGGCAGCGATTGAGGGGCTGCAAGCATCGACCACGAGGAGCGGCGTTTTCTCGATCGCACTTTCGGAAGATCCGCCGTATACGGCTACGTCGCTGCTACTTCTACAGCGGTTCGAAGAGGCCGCCCTCGCCACGGAAAGGGTTATCGAGACTGCATACGGGGCCGATGCGGGCGACCATGGCGGCCTGTCGTCCAACCATTCGCGGACCCTGTTGATTCTTGGACTTGCCAGGGCTGGAATCGGCGATGTCGATGGCGCCGTCGCGGCAGGACGTCAGGCCCTTGACGGGAGCGTGGTGTGGCCTACGCTCGTACTTGCCCGAAAGCTCGACCAGGCCCTGATGCGCACCCACAGATCCCTTCCCGAAGTTGTCGAGTACCACGAACTATGCCGGAGTTTGGCGGACAGTGTCACAGTCGGAGGGAACGAATGA
- a CDS encoding DUF6884 domain-containing protein translates to MTTTLHTGLAPAKGLIVVSCSREKLVTTTPVPAAELYQGALVPRLRGLAPEYRARVRILSAAYGLLRPDDLVGTYDSKLRTLGAAVALRSRVAPHLDLDLRTVRHVLVALEPLYQSAVSCLFDRMPECITLLPDPLDWSGTSAVLSEWGWL, encoded by the coding sequence GTGACCACGACCCTCCACACCGGACTTGCGCCCGCCAAGGGGCTGATCGTCGTCTCGTGCAGCAGGGAGAAGCTCGTCACCACCACCCCGGTCCCGGCCGCCGAGCTGTACCAGGGAGCACTTGTCCCGCGCCTGCGAGGCCTCGCGCCCGAGTACCGGGCGCGGGTGCGCATCCTGTCCGCCGCGTACGGGTTGCTGCGCCCCGACGACCTGGTCGGCACCTACGACAGCAAGCTGCGCACCCTCGGCGCCGCCGTGGCGCTGCGCTCGCGGGTGGCCCCGCACCTGGACCTCGACCTGCGCACGGTGCGACACGTGCTGGTGGCACTGGAACCCCTGTACCAGTCCGCCGTCTCATGCCTGTTCGACCGGATGCCGGAGTGCATCACCCTGTTGCCGGACCCGCTGGACTGGTCGGGGACCAGCGCGGTGCTGTCGGAATGGGGATGGTTGTGA
- the queC gene encoding 7-cyano-7-deazaguanine synthase QueC, translating into MSIDNTARRHPEHTVVIASGGIDSTVLAYWLAARHSRLTLLSFDYGQRHRVELDHAARIARQLESPHRIVDLTCLGELTTGSALTDRTVAVPDGHYTDGSMAVTVVPNRNAIMLDIAVSYAVGLGADAVAFGAHGGDHAVYPDCRPEFVYLFTRSTRAANEGLLAPGFQVMAPFLALTKHDIVRVGKALGVPFALTWSCYRGGDTHCGTCGTCTERREAFRGNDIEDPTVYRAEQASEES; encoded by the coding sequence ATGTCGATCGACAACACGGCGCGCCGCCATCCCGAGCACACGGTCGTCATCGCCTCCGGAGGCATCGACTCCACCGTCCTGGCCTACTGGCTGGCCGCCCGACACAGCCGTCTGACCCTGCTCTCGTTCGACTACGGGCAACGGCACCGCGTCGAACTCGACCACGCCGCACGGATCGCACGGCAACTGGAAAGTCCACATCGGATAGTCGACCTGACCTGCCTCGGTGAGCTGACGACCGGTTCGGCGTTGACCGACAGGACGGTGGCGGTGCCGGACGGCCACTACACCGACGGCTCGATGGCTGTCACCGTGGTGCCCAACCGCAACGCCATCATGCTCGACATCGCGGTCTCCTACGCCGTCGGGCTGGGGGCCGACGCGGTGGCGTTCGGCGCGCACGGCGGCGACCACGCCGTCTACCCCGACTGCCGACCCGAGTTCGTGTACCTGTTCACCCGCAGCACGCGGGCGGCCAATGAGGGCCTGCTGGCGCCGGGGTTCCAGGTGATGGCCCCGTTCCTGGCATTGACCAAGCACGACATCGTCCGCGTCGGGAAGGCGCTGGGTGTGCCGTTCGCGCTCACCTGGTCCTGCTACCGGGGCGGGGACACGCACTGCGGCACCTGCGGAACGTGCACCGAACGCCGGGAAGCGTTCCGGGGCAACGACATCGAAGACCCGACCGTGTACCGGGCCGAGCAGGCATCGGAGGAGTCATGA